A stretch of Macadamia integrifolia cultivar HAES 741 chromosome 7, SCU_Mint_v3, whole genome shotgun sequence DNA encodes these proteins:
- the LOC122083448 gene encoding L-galactose dehydrogenase, translated as MMSTEAKLELRELGNTGLKVSSVGFGASPLGNVFGTVPEEEAIGSVREAFNSGINFFDTSPFYGGTLSEKVLGNSLKALGVPRNEFIVATKCGRYIEGFDFSAERVTRSIDESLARLKLDYVDILHCHDIEFGSLDQIVNETIPALQKLKEAGKIRFIGITGLPLGIFTYVLDRVPPGSVDVILSYCHYSINDSTLEDLLPYLKSKGVGVISASPLSMGLLTENGPPEWHPASQELKSACQAVAAHCKEKGKNISKLALQYSLSNKEISSVLIGMNSIRQVKENVAAALELVSVGKDEGSIREIEGILEPVKNQTWPSGIQQG; from the exons ATGATGTCAACTGAAGCGAAGCTCGAGCTTCGGGAGCTCGGGAACACAGGCCTCAAGGTCAGCTCCGTTGGCTTCGGTGCCTCTCCTCTCGGCAACGTCTTTGGCACAGTCCCTGAAGAAGAAGCCATCGGTTCCGTCCGTGAAGCGTTCAATTCCGGCATCAATTTCTTTGACACCTCTCC GTTTTACGGAGGAACGTTGTCAGAGAAGGTCCTCGGGAATTCTCTGAAAGCTCTAGGGGTCCCCAGAAATGAGTTTATAGTGGCGACAAAGTGCGGACGCTACATCGAGGGTTTCGATTTTAGTGCGGAGAGAGTCACGAGGAGTATCGACGAGAGCTTGGCTAGATTGAAACTGGATTATGTGGATATACTTCACTGCCATGATATCGAATTTGGGTCTCTTGATCAG ATAGTAAACGAGACGATCCCTGCGCTTCAGAAATTGAAGGAAGCAGGAAAGATCCGCTTTATTGGTATAACGGGACTTCCATTGGGTATTTTCACTTACGTGCTTGATCGAGTTCCACCTGGTTCAGTCGACGTGATTCTGTCCTATTGCCACTATAGCATTAATGATTCCACTCTTGAAGATCTGCTTCCTTACTTGAAGAGCAAAGGGGTTGGTGTTATCAGCGCTTCTCCACTTTCAATGGGCCTTCTCACGGAGAATGGTCCGCCTGAGTGGCACCCAGCTTCGCAAGAACTCAAG TCTGCATGCCAAGCTGTGGCAGCCCATTGCaaggagaaagggaagaatATTTCAAAGTTAGCTTTGCAGTACAGCTTGTCAAACAAGGAAATTTCTTCTGTGCTGATTGGCATGAACTCCATTCGACAG GTGAAGGAAAATGTTGCTGCCGCTTTGGAACTCGTTTCTGTTGGGAAGGATGAGGGAAGTATTAGGGAGATCGAAGGTATTCTAGAACCTGTGAAGAATCAGACATGGCCCAGTGGCATACAACAAGGTTGA